The following are encoded together in the Coffea arabica cultivar ET-39 chromosome 1c, Coffea Arabica ET-39 HiFi, whole genome shotgun sequence genome:
- the LOC140035158 gene encoding uncharacterized protein, with translation MSDLGHGECFWFIVSVVGTAIGLSSIVVLREYSGYGMLILFICGYIYFGLLLCSFVIHRHAQQKCIGNLGKLVVDVIATSAAMALRQLLGFNLCTLFALVGFTMDLHTVAQSLHIAYDVSIWDIMLESIMQVVAYLMWENKHMVTVVLMLVGAVTLYRYASYSPPVMPVVDSQLLEKQLC, from the coding sequence GACACGGGGAATGTTTCTGGTTCATTGTCAGCGTGGTGGGAACAGCTATAGGATTAAGTTCCATTGTTGTACTGCGGGAATATTCGGGGTATGGTATGTTGATCCTTTTCATCTGTGGCTATATTTATTTTGGCTTGCTCCTGTGTAGCTTTGTTATTCATCGTCATGCGCAACAGAAATGCATAGGAAACCTTGGCAAATTGGTGGTTGATGTGATTGCTACGTCTGCTGCCATGGCATTACGTCAACTTTTGGGATTCAATCTCTGCACCCTGTTTGCCTTGGTAGGATTTACCATGGATCTTCACACAGTTGCTCAATCCTTGCACATAGCTTATGATGTTAGCATATGGGATATTATGTTGGAATCGATAATGCAAGTTGTGGCTTACCTGATGTGGGAAAATAAACATATGGTAACCGTAGTTCTCATGTTGGTTGGTGCTGTTACTTTGTATCGGTATGCATCATACTCTCCTCCTGTAATGCCAGTTGTTGACTCTCAGCTGTTGGAGAAGCAGCTGTGTTAG